In the Streptomyces coeruleoprunus genome, TACGGCGGCCCGGGACGGCGCGCTCCTGACGTATGTCAGGGGCGCGCCGTCCCAACGGAGTGCATCAGGGCCCGCACAGTCGCTATTGTCATGCCCCCCGCCCGTCACGGTCCCGTCCGGGGACCGGTACGCACCCCCACCACCACGGCCTCCTGCACTCGGTGTGCACTGAAACGACGGACGTACCCAGTGACGACAGTGACTGTCCAGCTGCCCGAACGGGCCCCCCGCCACCAGGACCCGGACGCACCGCGGCCCAAGCCGCGCCTGCTGCACATGACTCCGGGGCAGAGCGCCGAGTTCGGGCGCGGCACCCCGGGCTCGCCGCTGCCCATACCGCTGCACGACCCCGGCGTCTCGCGCCGCGCCGGGCTGGTGACCGCGACCGAGGACTACTGGCAGCTGTCCAACTACAGCGCCTCCACGACGTACGTCGTGGAGAACCTGGAGGGCGGCGGCGAGCACATCAAGGTGGCGCCCGGCCGGATCGGCGCACCCGTGCCGTTCGAGCTGTCGCGGGTGATCCTGCCCGGGGTCGACGGGCCGGTGGACTTCAAGGTGTTCGCGCCGCAGCACGCGTACAGGGAGCCGGGGTGCGACCCGGCGGCGGGCGAGCCGACGACCACGCCGTTCTCGCTCGACCCGACGTCCAAGTACTTCCTGGTGCTGCTGGCGCTGTGCGAGCCGCGGCTGCGCTCGCCGTCGAACCCGGCCGTGCCGGGCGTCGGCGAGGTCGTCGAGCGGCTGCGGCCGCTGCCGTCGTGCGCCGGCCTGACCCGCTCGGCGGTCAACTACCACATCGACTACCTGGCGACGGCCAAGCTGCGGCTGCGCGAGGACCCGGACGAGACGGCGACGGGCAGCGCGACCCGCAGCCGCCTGGTCGACCTCGCGCTCCGCTTCGACCTGGTCCGCGAGGACCACCTGAACCTCCTTCCCCCGCTCGTACGACGCTGAAAGGCCCATCGACGATGGACCCTGGCCACCCGTCCCCCGCGCTCGCGATACCCGAGGGCTACCGGATCGCCGACTGGACCGTGACGTCCCTGATCGGCTCCGGCAGCTGGGGCACCGTCTACGCGGCGCGCCGCACGTCCGACGCGGCGCCGGCCGCCGTGAAGTTCCTCCGCACCGACCTGCTGACGCCCGGTCAGCGGGCGTCGATGGAGGAGCTGATCCGCCAAGAGGTGCGGTTCAGCAGCGAGGCGGACCACCCGAACCTCGTGCGGACCCACACCGTGGTCACCCTGAACGACCCGGACCGCCCCGGCCTCGACGGCGTGACCGCGCTGGTCATGGACCGCGCCGAGCGCAGCCTGCACGAGCTGATCGCGGCGGGCGAGCCCGGCACGCCCGTCCCGGACGCGGCGCGCATCCTCGACGGGGTCGCCGCCGGGCTGGCCCACATGCACACGCGGGGCTGGGTGCACGCCGACCTCAAGCCCGCGAACATCCTGCTCGGCCCGGACGGCGCCGTGTGGCTCGCGGACTTCGGGCTCACCGTGGAGCTGGACGGCACGCACGCGTACATCCCGCCGATGGGCTCCCTCGACCACGTACCGCCGGAGTGGTGGTCGGAGCGCACCGGGGTGCGGGGCACCGCCGTCCGGCCGACGGCCGACATCTGGGCGTTCGGCGTCCTCGCCCACCAGGTGCTGACGGGCGGCCTGCACCCCTTCCCCGGCAGCACGGCGCGGGCGCGGGCGCTGGCGGCGCAGTCGTACGCGAGCGGGGCCGCGCAGCTGCGACTCGACGACGCGCTGGAGCCGCAGTGGCGGGAGCTGATCGGCAGCTGCCTGGCGCCCGACCACGCGTCGCGGGCGGAGCTGGGCGCCGAGGAGCTGGCGCGGCGGGTGCGGGCCCTGCGCAAGGGCGGCGTACGGGCGCGGCGCGGGCTGCGGCGCCCGGGGGTGCTGGCGGGCGCGGGGCTCGGGCTCGCGGCGGCGACGGTGGCGGCGACGCTGGTGCTGCTGCCGGAGGACGGGGCGGCACGGACGACGCCGCCCAGGCCCACGCCGTCCGCCAAGACGGTGCCGGGCGCGATCCCGGAGGACTCGGACGTGCCGGTCGCCCTGCGCCGGACCATCACCGACGCCGCCAAGCGCTGTACGGACGAGGAGGTCACCCCGGCGCTGCTGGCCGCCATGATCAAGGCGGAGAGCGGCTTCGACCCGAAGGCGTCCCGGCCGGCCTCCGGCGAGTACGGCATCGCGATGTGGACGCCGTCGGTGTTCCAGGCGTGGGCGGTGGACGGCGACGGGGACGGCGACAAGGACCACATGTCGCCGCCCGACGCCATCGCGACGATGGCCGTGTTCACCTGCTGGCTCGACCAGCGCTTCAAGGACAACGGGATGCGCGAGAACCTGCCCGAGCTGATCGTCGCCGGGTACCGCACCAGCGACAAGACGGTCATCCAGGCCGGCGGCGTCCCCGAGCGGACCCGGCCCCATGTGGACACCGTGATGCGCTACCTGAAGGAGTACACGCGGTGACGGCCCCCGTCCCCGTCCGCCGGGCGCCCTTGCCTGGAGTGCGCTCCAAGGCGTTGGCTGTACGACCATGAAATACACGCAGCTCGGACGCACCGGACTCAAGGTCAGCCGTATCGTCCTCGGGACGATGAACTTCGGGCCGCAGACCGATGAGGCCGGCAGCCACGCCATCATGAACGCGGCGCTCGACGCCGGGGTCAACTTCTTCGACACCGCCAACGTCTACGGGTGGGGCGAGAACAAGGGCCGCACCGAGGAGATCATCGGCTCCTGGTTCGCCGGGGGCGGCGAGCGCCGCGACAAGGTGGTGCTCGCCACCAAGGTGTACGGCTCGATGGCGCCGGACGGCGAGGTCTGGCCCAACCACGACCGGCTCTCCGCGGTGAACATCCGGCGGGCCGTCGAGGCCAGCCTGCGCCGCCTGAACACCGACTACATCGACCTGTACCAGTTCCACCACATCGACCGCGCCACGCCCTTCGAGGAGATCTGGCAGGCGGTCGACGTCCTGATCCAGCAGGGCAAGATCCTCTACGCCGGGTCCAGCAACTTCTCCGGCTACAAGATCGCCCAGGCCAATGAGACGGCGGCCCGCCGCGGCATGGTCGGACTGGTCAGCGAGCAGTGCCTGTACAACCTCGTCGAGCGGCGCGCCGAGATGGAGGTGATCCCGGCCTCGCAGGACTACGGGCTCGGCGTGATCCCCTGGTCGCCGCTGCACGGCGGCCTCCTGGGCGGCGCCCTGCGCAAGGAGCGCGAGGGCGGTGCGGCGCGCTCGCGGGCCGGGCGGTCGGCGGACGCGCTCGCGAACACGGAGCTGCGCGAGAAGATCCAGGCGTACGAGACGCTGCTCGACAAGCACGGCCTGGAGCCGGGCGAGGTCGCCCTGGCGTGGCTGCTGACCCGGCCGGGCGTGACCGGGCCGATCGTCGGGCCGCGCACCGCCGAGCAGCTGGAATCCGCGCTGCGGGCCGTCGAGCTGGACCTGACGGACGAACTGCTCGGCGAGCTGGACGCGATCTTCCCCGGTCCCGGTCCGTCGCCGGAGGCCTTCGCCTGGTGACGGGCGCGGCGGCGCGCGGCGGCCGGCCGTTACCGGCCGACCGCCGCCGCCACCGCGACGATCGCCATCATCAGCACGAGCACACCGGCCATGATCCGGTTTCGGGTCTTCGGGTCCACCCGTCGAGGTTAGCTCGCCCGTCCGAGCGGCCAGGACCCGACCGTCTCGTACCGCGGCTGCTCGCCCGCCGTGCCGGAGGTCGGCAGGTTGCTGCGGACGAGGGCCAGCTCGGCCACCTCCCAGCGCAGTCCCTTGAACCGCTCCAGCTCCGTCACGAAGGGCCGCAGGTCCGTGTCGGTCCGGGCGCGGGCCAGCGTCAGGTGCGCCTGGTAGCGGCGGTGGTCGTCCATGGGGACGCCCGCCCGGCGGGCCGCCGCCTCGGCGCGCTCGGCCAGCAGCCGCATGTCGTCAAGGCCGCCGGCGGCCCCCGCCCACAGGGCCCGGTGGCCGAACTGGCCGCCCCCGTGGACGCGCAGCGGGAACGGCTGGGTGCGGTGTGCCGCGCGGCCCAGCCGCTCCCGCAGGTCCGGGACGAGCGCGTCGTCCACCTCGCCCATGAACGCCAGCGTGTAGTGCCAGCCGGGACGGCCGGTCCAGCGCAGCTCGTCCGCGCCGGGCAGCGCCCGCAACTCGTCGACCAGGAGAGCCAGTTCCTCGACCGCCGCGCGCGGCGGCAGGACGGCAGCGAAAAGCCTCATGGGGCGAGTCTGGCACGTGGCGGGGCCGCCCGGGACGGATCGATCACGCCGCGGTCGCCAGTTCCCGGGGCCGCTCGCGCGGGACGAACGCGAGGCGCGGGTGCCGGCCGCGCAGCTCCAGCCGCAGCCGCGTCCCGGTGGCACGGCTCAGGACCAGCCCGATCAGCACCGCCGAGACCAGCGACAGCACGCCACCGGTCGCGAAGCCGATCCGGGCGCCGAACGTGTCGGTGATCCAGCCGAGCAGCGGCGCCCCGATGGGCGTACCGCCCGCGAACACCATCAGGTACAGGCTCATCACGCGGCCCCGCATCACGGGGTCGGTGGCGAGCTGCACGATCGAGTTGGCGGTGACGTTCACGGTCAGTCCGACCATGCCGATCGGCATGAGCAGCAGCGCGAACAGCCAGAACGACGGGGACAGCGCCGCCGTCATCTCGAGCACGCCGAACACCACGGCGGCGCCGACCAGCAGCCGCAGCCGCGAGGTGCCGCGCCGGGCGGCGAGCAGGGCGCCCCCGAGGGAGCCGGCCGCCATGAGCGTGTTCAGCAGACCGTACGTACCGGGTCCGACGTGGAAGACGCCGTCGGCGAAGGCGGTGAGCCAGATCGGGAAGTTGAAGCCGAACGTGCCGATGCAGCCCACGAGGGCGATCGGCCAGATCAGCTCCGGCCGGCGCGCGACATAGCGCAGGCCCTCCCGCAGCTGGCCCTTGCCGCGCGGCGCGCGCTCCACCTTGTGCAGCTCGGCGGGGCGCATCAGCAGCAGCGCGGTGAGCGGGGCCAGGAACGACAGGGCGTTGACCAGGAAGGCCCAGCCGCTGCCGACGGACGCGATGAGCAGGCCGGCGACGGCGGGGCCGATCAGCCGCGCCGACTGGAAGTTCGCCGAGTTGAGGCTGACGGCGTTGCGCAGCTGCGCGGGGCCGACCATCTCGGAGACGAAGGACTGCCGGGTCGGGTTGTCGACGACCGTGACCATGCCCAGCAGGAACGCCACCAGGTACACGTGCCAGACCTGGACGTGCCCGGAGAGCGTGAGCGCCGCGAGGGCGAGCCCGCACAGGCCGAGGGCGCCCTGGCTGACGATCAGCAGGCGCCGCTTCGGGTAGCGGTCGGCGATGACGCCGCCGTACAGGCCGAAGAGCAGCAGCGGCAGGAACTGCAGGGCGGTGGTGATGCCGACGGCGGCGGCCGAGCCGGTGAGGCTGAGGACCAGCCAGTCCTGGGTGATGCGGGCCATCCAGGTGCCCGTGTTGGAGACGATGGCCCCGGTGAAGAAGAGCCGGTAGTTGCGGACCTTCAGCGACGAGAACGTGCCGTCGGTCCGCTCCCGCCCGGGCGGCGGGGTGTGTCGAGTGTCGTGGGGGTTGTGTCCGGGGGCGGAGTCAGCTCCGTTTCCCGTCCTCAAAAGGGTTCGCCTCCTCGGTCCGTTCCTATAGGTGCGCGAGCTTCTCCAGGACGGGGGCGGCCGCGCGCAGCTTGGCCCACTCGTCCTCGTCCAGGCCCTCGGCGAGGGAGGCCAGCCAGGCGTTCCGCTTGCGGCGGGACTCCTCCAGCATGGCCTCGGCCCGCTCGGTCTGGCTGACCACCTTCTGCCGGCGGTCGTCGGGATGCGGCTCCAGCCGGACCAGTCCCTTGGCCTCCAGCAGGGCGACGATGCGGGTCATCGACGGCGGCTGCACGTGCTCCTTGCGGGCCAGCTCACCGGGGGTGGCCGAGCCGCACCGGGCGAGGGTGCCGAGCACCGACATCTCGGTGGGGCTCAGCGACTCGTCGACGCGCTGGTGCTTCAGGCGCCGGGACAGCCGCATGACGGCGGAGCGGAGTGCGTTCACAGCGGCGGCGTCGGCGTCGTCGCCGTGCGCGCCCTGGGACAGGTCAGGCATGTTCCTTAGCGTAACTCATTACTCTCGCTAAAGAAAATTCATAGGGGTCCATCACCCGAAGGAGTGAGAAGCGGCCGGAACGTGACGCATCGCCGCGGGCCCGCGGCGACCCTGGCGGGCATGGGATCGACAGTGCTCAGCCTGCGGATAGACGGAGAGCTGCTCGACCGGGTCAGGCAGCATGCGGCGAGAAGCGGAATGAGCGTCCAGGACTATGTGGTCCGGACGCTCATTCGCGAGGATTTCGACGAACGCTTCAGTGCGGCGGTCGACGAGACGGAGAGGTTCTACGGCCTCACGTGAGGCCGAGCGACGGCATGGCGTAGTAGAAGACGAAGATCGCCGACACCGCGTACATGGCGGCCGGGACCTCCCGGCCGCGCCCGGCGGCGAGCCGCAGCACGCTGAACGCGATGAAGCCGATACCGATGCCGTTCGTGATCGAGTACGTGAACGGCATCATCACCATGGCCAGGAACGCCGGCACGGCGATGGTGTAGTCGCTCCAGTCGATGTCCTTCACGGACCCGGCCAGGATCAGGAAGCCGACCGCCAGCAGCGCGGGCGTGGCCGCCTGCGAGGGCACCATCGTGGCCAGCGGCGTGAGGAACAGCGCCACCGAGAACAGCCCGCCGGTGACCACGGACGCCAGGCCCGTACGGGCGCCCTCGCCGACGCCCGCCGTGGACTCCACGAAGCAGGTGGTCGCCGAGGAGGAGGTGGCGCCGCCGGTGGCGACGGCGAAGCCGTCCACCAGCAGGACCTTGTTGATGCCCGGGAAGTCGCCGTCCTTGTCCATCAGCTTGGCCTCGTCGCCGACGCCGAGGATCGTGCCCATGGCGTCGAAGAAGCAGGACAGCAGCACGGTGAAGACGAACAGCGAGCCCGTCAGCACCCCGACCTTCTCGAACCCGCCGAAGAGGCTGACCTGCCCGAGCAGCCCGAAGTCCGGTGTGGCGACCGGGTTGCCCGGCCAGGTCGGCGTGGTCAGGCCCCACGACGGCACCTTCGCCACGGCGTTGACGACCATCGCGACGAGCGTCATCACGACGATCGAGATGAGGATCGCGCCCGGCACCTTCCGGATGATCAGCGCGAGCGTGAGCAGCGTGCCGACGGCGAAGATCAGCACCGGCCAGCCGCCGAGGTGCCCGTCGGCGCCGAGCTGGAGCGGGACGGTGGTGTGCGCGGCGTCCGGGATGCGCGAGACGAAGCCGGAGTCCACCAGGCCGATCAGCATGATGAACAGGCCGATGCCGATCGCGATGCCCTTGCGCAGGCCCACGGGGACGGCATTCATGACCCGCTCGCGCAGACCGGTGGCGACCAGCAGCATCACGATGAAGCCGGCGAGGACCACCATGCCCATGGCGTCCGGCCAGGACATGTTCGGGGCGAGCTGGAGCGCGACGACCGTGTTGACGCCGAGGCCGGCGGCGAGGGCGATCGGGACGTTGCCGATGACGCCCATGAGCAGGGTCGTCAGGGCCGCGCTGAGGACGGTCGCCGTGACGAGCTGGCCGCCGTCGAGCTGGTGCCCGTACATGTCCTTGGCGCTGCCGAGGATGATCGGGTTCAGCACGATGATGTAGGCCATCGCGAAGAAGGTGGCGAATCCGCCGCGCACCTCCCGGGCGACGGTGGAGCCGCGCTCGGAGATCTTGAAGAAGCGGTCCAGTGCGCTGCCGGCGGTCGGCTGCTGCTCAGGGGTGACCGGCGGAGCGGTGACCGTGGAGGGCATGCGAAACCTCAGGGTGCGGGGGAGGGGGGTGACCGTTTTTGTGCGTTCGCACAAGAGAAATCGGTCAGAGGCAAACCGTTTCAGTATGAATACATAAGCTGAAGATCGCTATCTCCGCGCGTAGAACACCTCGGCGCTTACGATGTCGGCATGGCGAAGTGGACCCCCAAATACGAGGCACCGGAACCCCTGGAGGGGCCCGTCGTCGCGACCATCACCGGCGGGACGATCCTCTGGTTCGTCCTCTTCCTCGTGCAGGTCCCCTTCTACGGCTGGTTCGCCGAGCGCGACCTCGACTGGTGGGTGTGGACCTGTCTGGCGGGCGGGGGGCTGGGACTGCTGGGCATCTGGTACGTCCGCAAGCGCGACGCGGCGATCAAGAGGTCCCGGCAGCTCTGAGCCGTTCCCGCCGGCGACCACGGCGGAACGGCCACCCGGCCGTCGTACCCGGGGACCATTTGTGTCGTGCCCTGGGTGGGTGTTCGGGGGCTCGGGGGGTGAACGTGGCGTTCCGGCCGTACCGTCGGAACCATGACGCAGCGGGCCAGCACGGACACGAGCGTGGACAGCGGCGAGGCCGGGGCCGGCCGGCAGGAGGCCGTGCCCTACCGGCCGGGCGGCCTCACCGCCGCCGAGGTCGCCGAGCGGGTCGCGAGGGGCGAGGTCAACGACGTACCGGTCCGCTCCTCGCGGTCCGCCGCGGACATCATCCGCGGCAACGTCTTCACCCGCTTCAACGCGATCATCGGCGTCCTCTGGGTGATCATGCTGGTGGTCGCCCCCATCCAGGACAGCCTCTTCGGCTTCGTGATCGTCGCCAACACCGGCATCGGCATCATCCAGGAACTGCGCGCCAAGAAGACCCTCGACGGCCTGGCCGTCATCGGTGAGGCCAAGCCGACGGTACGGCGGGACGGGTCCGCCGCCGAGGTGTCGACCTCGGAGATCGTCCTCGGCGACCTCATCGAACTCGGGCCCGGCGACAAGGTCGTCGTCGACGGCGTCGTCGCCGAGGCCGACAACCTGGAGATCGACGAGTCGCTGCTCACCGGCGAGGCCGACCCCGTCCTGAAGAAGCCCGGCGACACCGTCATGTCCGGCAGCTTCGTCGTCGCCGGCGGCGGCGCGTTCACCGCCACCAAGGTCGGCCGCGAGGCGTACGCCGCGCAGCTCGCCGAGGAGGCGTCCCGCTTCACGCTCGTCCACTCCGAGCTGCGGTCCGGGATCTCCACGATCCTCAAGTACGTGACGTGGATGATGATCCCGACCGCCGTCGCGCTCATCGTCAGCCAGCTGGTCGTCAAGGAGACCGCCTTCAAGGACTCCATCGCGCGGACCGTCGGCGGCATCGTGCCGATGATCCCGGAAGGGCTGGTGCTGCTGACGTCCGTGGCGTTCGCGATCGGGGTCATCCGGCTGGGGCGCAAGCAGTGCCTCGTCCAGGAGCTGCCCGCCATCGAGGGCCTGGCCCGCGTCGACGTCGTCTGCCTCGACAAGACCGGCACGCTCACCGAGGGCGGCATGGACGTCACCGAGCTGCGGCCCCTCAACGGCTCGGACGAGGCGTACGTACGCAAGGTGCTCGGCGCCTTCGGCGAGTCCGAGCCGCGCCCCAACGCCTCCCTCCGGGCGATCATCGACGCCTACCCGGACAGCGACGACTGGCGCTGCACCGAGTCCCTGCCGTTCTCCTCCGCCCGCAAGTACAGCGGTGCCGCCTTCAGCGAGGGCGACGGCCAGACCAGCGCCTGGCTGCTCGGCGCCCCCGACGTACTGCTGCCCGCGGGCGACCCGGTGCTCGCCGAGACCGACGACCTCAACCAGCAGGGCCTGCGCGTCCTGCTGCTGGCCCGGGTCGGCGGCGACCTGGACGCCCCGCACGTCGCCGACGGCGCCAAGGCCTCCGCGCTCGTCGTCCTGGAGCAGCGGCTGCGCCCCGACGCCGCCGACACGCTCGCCTACTTCGCCGACCAGAACGTCGACGCCAAGGTCATCTCCGGCGACAACGCGGTCTCCGTCGGCGCGGTCGCCGCCAAGCTGGGCCTGCCCGGCGCCGACCAGACCGTCGACGCCCGCCGGCTCCCCGACGAGCGGGACGCCATGGCGAAGGAGCTGGAGGACGGCGTCGTCTTCGGCCGGGTCACCCCGCAGCAGAAGCGCGACATGGTCGGCGCGCTCCAGTCGCGCGGCCACACCGTGGCCATGACGGGCGACGGCGTCAACGACGTCCTCGCCCTCAAGGACGCCGACATCGGTGTCTCCATGGGCACCGGCTCCGAGGCCACCCGGGCGGTCGCGCAGATCGTGCTGCTCAACAACAGCTTCGCGACCCTGCCGTCGGTGGTCGCGGAAGGCCGGCGCGTCATCGGGAACATCACCCGGGTCGCCACGCTGTTCCTCACGAAGACCGTGTACTCGGTGCTGCTCGCCGTCCTGGTCGTGGCGACCCAGGTCGAGTACCCGTTCCTGCCGCGGCACTTCACGCTCGTGTCGACGCTGACGATCGGTGTGCCCGCCTTCTTCCTGGCGCTCGCGCCCAACAAGGAACGCGCGCGGCCCCACTTCGTCCGGCGCGTGATGCGGTACGCGATCCCCGCCGGGCTCATCTCCGCCGCGACCACGTTCACCACCTACATGCTGGCCCGCGCCCACTACACCGGGCCCGGGGCGCTGGCCGCCGAGACGAGCGCGGCCACGCTGACGCTGTTCCTCGTCTCGATGTGGGTGCTGGCGATCATCGCCCGTCCCTACACGTGGTGGCGGATCGGGCTGGTCGCCGTGATGGGCGGGGCCTTCCTGCTGGTGCTCGTCGTCCCGTACCTCCAGCACTTCTTCGCGCTGAAACTGGTGGGCGTGACCATCCCGTGGACGGCCGTCGCCCTCGCGGGCGTGGGCGCCGTGCTGCTGGAGCTCGGCTGGCGGTGGGTGGGGCGCAGGTTCCCCGCCTAAGGGCTGTCATGGGCACGGTCTAATGTGTGGCCGAAAACCACACACTGACGCCTGTGGCTGGGGGGCCGGGGCGCTTGAGGGGGGAGTTCCGCACACCCATGCGGCATACCGTGACTTCGAGAACGTTCAGAACCGCCCTGGCCGGCGCGGCCGCCGGTCTGCTGGCCGCCTCCGCGCTGGCCGCCGTGCCCGGCACGGCGGTCGCGGCGCAGCCCGCCCCGGCTGCCGCGCCCGCGCCGACCGACGGCCACGCGCCCGCGCCCGGCGACGGCCGCGCAGCCCTCGGCTCGGCCCGGCTCGCCAACGGCGACCGGCTGGAACTGATCCCCGGCAAGGCCACGCCCGGCTTCCGCGTCCTGCCCGCGGCCGGTGAACGGCCCGGCTCGTACGCGTACACGCGCACCGGCGACCGGCTGACCGTCCAGCCCGTCGACGAGCAGCGGCCGCAGGCCGCCACCACCGTCCGCACCGGCACGGCGACCACCTCCACGGCCGCCCCGCGGGCCGCCACGGCCACGTACCCGGTGCGGATCCAACTCGCCAACGCCCACCACTTCGGCCCGATCATCCGCGTGTGGAACCGCTCGACGTGGATGTCGTACGAGGTGAACGAGGAGCAGTGGGACTCGTACGGCACCGTCTCGCTGCCGCCGGGCGACTACGTCACGGCGGGCCTGTACTCCAACTGGCAGCAGCCCAGCCACCTGTTGATGCGCACGTTCCGCGTGGTGGACCGGGGCCTGACCGTCACCCTGGACGCAGCCACGTCCAAGGAGACGTACCTGTCGACGGACGAGCCGACCGCCCGCCGCTACAGCGCCTCCGTGTCGCTGCACACGCCCAAGGGTGACGTGATCGGCTACGTCGGCGGCTGGGGCGAGAAGGTGTACGTCTCGCCGGGCACCGTGCCGGGGGTCTCGCTCACCGTTCATGACGTGCTCACCAGGCGCGACGACACGCCCAACAACCCGAGCCCGTACCGGTACCACCTCTTCCACCGGTTCCGGGACACCATCCCCACGGCGCCCACGCGCCTGATCCGCACGGCCGACCTGGCCCACGCCGACACCACCCTGCGCGCGGCGGGCGCCGGCGACACCGGCTGGCTCTGGAACTACTTCGCCGAGCAGTCCTCGGGCACCGTGGCGGCGCCCGTGCGCCTCCCGTCCACGGTCCGGGAGTACGTCATGCCCGGGATGACGCAGGGCAGGCTGCTGTCGTACGACGCCGGCGGCCAGCTCACGCTCCCGAACCGCACACTCCCCGCGGGCGCCTCACCCGCCGAGACCTTCGGCGCCGCACCGTTCACGCTGAAGCCCTTCCACTCGCCCGGCATCGTGCGCCAGGGCAACAGGCTCAGCGTCTACGAGCCGTACACCCTGAGCGACGCCGCCGGAAACCCGGGGTCCGGCACCGCGGGACTGTC is a window encoding:
- a CDS encoding HAD-IC family P-type ATPase, whose product is MTQRASTDTSVDSGEAGAGRQEAVPYRPGGLTAAEVAERVARGEVNDVPVRSSRSAADIIRGNVFTRFNAIIGVLWVIMLVVAPIQDSLFGFVIVANTGIGIIQELRAKKTLDGLAVIGEAKPTVRRDGSAAEVSTSEIVLGDLIELGPGDKVVVDGVVAEADNLEIDESLLTGEADPVLKKPGDTVMSGSFVVAGGGAFTATKVGREAYAAQLAEEASRFTLVHSELRSGISTILKYVTWMMIPTAVALIVSQLVVKETAFKDSIARTVGGIVPMIPEGLVLLTSVAFAIGVIRLGRKQCLVQELPAIEGLARVDVVCLDKTGTLTEGGMDVTELRPLNGSDEAYVRKVLGAFGESEPRPNASLRAIIDAYPDSDDWRCTESLPFSSARKYSGAAFSEGDGQTSAWLLGAPDVLLPAGDPVLAETDDLNQQGLRVLLLARVGGDLDAPHVADGAKASALVVLEQRLRPDAADTLAYFADQNVDAKVISGDNAVSVGAVAAKLGLPGADQTVDARRLPDERDAMAKELEDGVVFGRVTPQQKRDMVGALQSRGHTVAMTGDGVNDVLALKDADIGVSMGTGSEATRAVAQIVLLNNSFATLPSVVAEGRRVIGNITRVATLFLTKTVYSVLLAVLVVATQVEYPFLPRHFTLVSTLTIGVPAFFLALAPNKERARPHFVRRVMRYAIPAGLISAATTFTTYMLARAHYTGPGALAAETSAATLTLFLVSMWVLAIIARPYTWWRIGLVAVMGGAFLLVLVVPYLQHFFALKLVGVTIPWTAVALAGVGAVLLELGWRWVGRRFPA